One Buchnera aphidicola (Aphis glycines) genomic window, TTTTTTCGTTATTTAAAATACCTTTAATATCTTGAATATCATTAGGAGCAGGTAAATATTCCACTATTGCGTCTAATAACGCTTGAACGCCTTTATTTTTAAAAGCAGAACCACAAGTAATGAGTGTAATTTCATTATTTAAAGATCGCTTCCGCAGTTCTGATTTTATTTCTGTTTCAGATAATTCCTGTCCATTTAAGTATTTTTCCATAAGATTTTCATTAGATTCAACAGCAAATTCAAGTAAATTTTGATGCCATTTCTCAGATATTTCATACATATCTGAAGGAATATCTTTATAAGTAAAAGTAATTCCCTGATCGACATCTTGCCATTCAATCGCTTTCATTTTAATTAAATCTATTACACCTGTAAAATGTTCTTCTGATCCAATTGGTAGTTGTAAAGGTACAGGATTTCCGCCTAATCGTGTTTTAATTTGTTTTACAGATTTTAAAAAATTTGCACCCATACGATCCATTTTATTGATAAAAGCTATTCGCGGTACATTATATTTATTAGCTTGCCTCCAAACAGTTTCAGATTGAGGCTGAACACCTCCCACTGCACAATAAACCATTACTGCTCCATCTAGAACCCGCATAGAACGCTCTACTTCTATTGTAAAATCTACATGTCCAGGGGTATCAATAATATTAATCCTATGAGGTTTAAATTGTTTACCCATACCACTCCAAAAAGCCGTAGTTGCAGCAGATGTAATTGTGATCCCTCTCTCTTGTTCTTGCTCCATCCAATCCATTGTTGCTGCCCCGTCATGTACTTCACCAATTTTATGATTAATTCCAGTATAAAACAGGATTCTTTCTGTAGTAGTAGTTTTACCAGCATCTATATGAGCGCTAATTCCAATGTTGCGATATCGAGAAATAGGTGTTGTACGAGACATAATAAATTTTACTTTTAGTTTTTAAAGGTTATTGTTAGTAAGCAAAATGAAAATAATTGCTAAGTATAAGTATAAAAAATTTTTACAAACTTACCAACGATAATGAGCAAAAGCTTTATTTGCTTCAGCCATACGATGAACTTCTTCCTTCTTTTTTACAGAAGCTCCTTTATTATCTAATGCATCATATAATTCATTTGATAAACGTAAAGCCATAGATTTATCTGCTCTTTTTCGAGCTGATTCTATAATCCATCGCATAGCTAATGCATTTCGACGTACTGGACGCACTTCAACAGGAACTTGGTATGTAGAACCTCCGACTCGACGAGATTTGACTTCTACAGTTGGTCGAACATTTTCTAGAGCAATTTCAAATGCTTCTAATTCATTTTTTTTTGTTCTTTTTGATAAATCTTTCAAAGCAGTATAAACAATTATTTCGGCAATAGATTTTTTTCCATCTATCATTAAAATATTGATAAATTTAGCTAACAACTCTGAAGAAAATTTTGGTTCAGGTAAGATTTTTCGAGCAGTAATAATACGTCGACGAGGCATAAAAACTCCTTAAAAATTTATATGATATTTAATTAATTAAACTTTTGTTTTTTTAACACCATATTTAGAACGACCCTTTTTCCTATCTTTGACACCAGCACAATCTAAAGCACCTCTAACAACATGATATCGGACACCGGGTAAATCTTTAACTCTTCCACCACGTATTAAAATGACAGAATGTTCTTGTAAATTATGACCTTCTCCACCTATATATGCTGTAACTTCAAATCCATTAGTTAATCTTACACGACAAACTTTACGTAGCGCAGAATTAGGTTTTTTAGGAGTTGTTGTATAAACTCGAGTACACACTCCTCGTTTTTGAGGGCTATTTGATAAAGCGGGTACATTTGTTTTAATTACTTTTCGTAAACGAGGTTTTCGGACCAATTGATTAACTGTGGCCATATAAGTTCCTATTTATAATTAATTTTATGATTAATTTTAACATAATACAAAATTGAGATTATATTATAGTGTAGATTTTTAGACTGGATATGTAAGTCAAAACAAATAAGTATACTTCACCAAACCATCTGTGTTTTATTTTTAAGCGTTAAAGAAACGAAATTAATATAACTAATTAACATAAAATCGCTAGATATATTTTTTATAATTCCTCGAGCATAAACATCTTCTTGTATAAGATATAAATTTGCTGAACTAAAAATAATACTATCTAAAAAAACACTATTTGTTAAAGCAATCAAAACACCATCTTGTAAAGCTAAAAAATCATCTTTTTTGTTTAACATGCTGATAAGAAGAGGTATATTAGTTTTATAAGGAGAGTGTATTAAAGTATGTAACATAATCAATTATCTTCAAAAGTTAATAATTGCATCGTGATCATCCAACTTAGCACGTAAAAAATATGAATTTAATATGTTAACTGGTAATATAAATTTTGTGTTCATGTCAAAGCCATTTTGCAGTAAAGACAGTTTACAACAATAAAAATCTTTTATTTTATATAAAGATAACAATGTAAATAAAGATGTGTAATCACGAGTTAAAATTCTTTCTGATTTATAACTTTTAAATAATTGTAAAACACCGTCACCAATAAAAAACAAACTCATTTCTTTTAAAATAGCAGATGTTCCTAAAATAACATCTAATCCTTCTTTTCCAAAAGTTGTTCCATGAGGAGAATGAGAAAAAACAAAAGCGATTTTTTTCATAAAAATTATTATATTAAAATTGTATTATACGATCTGAAATATATATAGCATGCCCTAATTCTAATAATCCGCTGAGTTGAAAACAAGGAGATAAATTTCCCTTTTTATAATGAACCGTATAATTATCTTCTACTATCCCTCTTCTTTCGGCTGCAGTAGTACATACATATAACTTCACATCATGTTTTTGATATAGCACCTGCCAACCTTGAATTAAATCAAATTCATCAGAAGGTGTTTTATTTATAATATTTGAATTAAGCACACCATCAC contains:
- the rpsG gene encoding 30S ribosomal protein S7, whose translation is MPRRRIITARKILPEPKFSSELLAKFINILMIDGKKSIAEIIVYTALKDLSKRTKKNELEAFEIALENVRPTVEVKSRRVGGSTYQVPVEVRPVRRNALAMRWIIESARKRADKSMALRLSNELYDALDNKGASVKKKEEVHRMAEANKAFAHYRW
- the rpsL gene encoding 30S ribosomal protein S12, whose protein sequence is MATVNQLVRKPRLRKVIKTNVPALSNSPQKRGVCTRVYTTTPKKPNSALRKVCRVRLTNGFEVTAYIGGEGHNLQEHSVILIRGGRVKDLPGVRYHVVRGALDCAGVKDRKKGRSKYGVKKTKV
- the tusB gene encoding sulfurtransferase complex subunit TusB, which produces MLHTLIHSPYKTNIPLLISMLNKKDDFLALQDGVLIALTNSVFLDSIIFSSANLYLIQEDVYARGIIKNISSDFMLISYINFVSLTLKNKTQMVW
- the tusC gene encoding sulfurtransferase complex subunit TusC — translated: MKKIAFVFSHSPHGTTFGKEGLDVILGTSAILKEMSLFFIGDGVLQLFKSYKSERILTRDYTSLFTLLSLYKIKDFYCCKLSLLQNGFDMNTKFILPVNILNSYFLRAKLDDHDAIINF
- the tusD gene encoding sulfurtransferase complex subunit TusD; amino-acid sequence: MKYTVLVTGSAYGTQNSSTAFLFCESLIKMHHVLNSVFFYCDGVLNSNIINKTPSDEFDLIQGWQVLYQKHDVKLYVCTTAAERRGIVEDNYTVHYKKGNLSPCFQLSGLLELGHAIYISDRIIQF